In Morococcus cerebrosus, a single genomic region encodes these proteins:
- a CDS encoding 2,3-butanediol dehydrogenase, which yields MKAARFYDKGDIRIEDIPEPTVAPGTVGINVAWCGICGTDLHEFMEGPIFIPPCGHPHPISGESAPVTMGHEFSGVVYAVGEGVDDLKVGQHVVVEPYIIRDDVPTGEGSNYHLSKDMNFIGLGGCGGGLAEKIAVKRRWVHPISDKIPLDQAALIEPLSVGHHAYVRSGAKAGDVALVGGAGPIGLLLAAVLKAKGIKVIITELSKARKDKARESGVADYILDPSEVDVVEEVKKLTNGEGVDVAFECTSVNKVLDTMVEACRPTAKVVIVSIWSHPATINVHSVVMKELDVRGTIAYCNDHAETIKLVEEGKINLEPFITQRIKLDELVSEGFERLIHNNESAVKIIVNPNL from the coding sequence ATGAAAGCAGCACGTTTTTACGATAAAGGCGACATCCGCATCGAAGACATCCCCGAACCGACCGTCGCCCCCGGCACCGTCGGCATCAACGTCGCCTGGTGCGGCATCTGCGGTACCGACCTGCACGAATTTATGGAAGGTCCGATTTTCATTCCGCCCTGCGGCCATCCGCACCCGATTTCCGGCGAGTCCGCGCCCGTAACGATGGGACACGAGTTCTCCGGCGTGGTTTATGCCGTCGGCGAAGGCGTGGATGACCTCAAAGTCGGACAACACGTCGTGGTCGAACCCTACATCATCCGCGATGACGTACCGACCGGCGAAGGCAGCAACTACCATCTCTCCAAAGACATGAACTTCATCGGCTTGGGCGGCTGCGGTGGCGGCCTTGCCGAAAAAATCGCCGTCAAACGCCGCTGGGTGCATCCGATTTCCGACAAAATCCCGTTAGACCAAGCCGCTTTGATTGAGCCCCTGTCCGTCGGCCATCACGCCTACGTCCGCAGCGGCGCGAAAGCAGGCGACGTGGCATTGGTCGGCGGCGCAGGCCCCATCGGTTTGCTGCTTGCCGCCGTGTTGAAAGCCAAAGGCATCAAAGTCATCATCACCGAATTGAGCAAAGCGCGCAAAGACAAAGCCCGCGAATCCGGCGTTGCCGACTACATCCTCGACCCGTCCGAAGTCGACGTCGTCGAAGAAGTGAAAAAACTGACCAACGGCGAAGGCGTGGACGTCGCATTCGAATGCACCAGCGTCAATAAAGTGCTGGACACCATGGTCGAAGCCTGCCGTCCGACTGCGAAAGTCGTCATCGTATCCATTTGGAGCCACCCCGCCACCATCAACGTCCACAGCGTTGTGATGAAAGAGCTGGACGTGCGCGGTACCATCGCCTACTGCAACGACCACGCCGAAACCATCAAACTGGTGGAAGAAGGCAAAATCAACCTCGAACCTTTCATCACCCAGCGCATCAAGCTGGACGAGCTGGTTTCCGAAGGCTTCGAGCGTCTGATTCACAACAACGAATCCGCCGTCAAAATCATCGTCAATCCCAACCTGTAA
- the glnA gene encoding type I glutamate--ammonia ligase, translating to MSIKDAVKLIEESEARFVDLRFTDTKGKQHHFTVPARIVLDDPEEWFENGQAFDGSSIGGWKGIQASDMQLRPDPATAFIDPFYDDTTVVLTCDVIDPADGQGYDRDPRSIARRAEAYLKSSGIGDTAYFGPEPEFFVFDGVEFETDMHKTRYEITSESGAWASGLHMDGQNTGHRPAVKGGYAPVAPIDAGQDLRSAMVNILEELGIEVEVHHAEVGTGSQMEIGTRFATLVKRADQTQDMKYVIQNVAHNFGKTATFMPKPIMGDNGSGMHVHQSIWKDGQNLFAGDGYAGLSDTALYYIGGIIKHAKALNAITNPSTNSYKRLVPHFEAPTKLAYSAKNRSASIRIPSVNSSKARRIEARFPDPTANPYLAFAALLMAGLDGIQNKIHPGDPADKNLYDLPPEEDALVPTVCASLEEALAALKADHEFLLRGGVFSKDWIDSYITFKEEDVRRIRMAPHPLEFEMYYSL from the coding sequence ATGTCTATCAAAGACGCAGTAAAACTGATTGAAGAAAGCGAAGCCCGCTTCGTAGATTTGCGCTTTACCGATACCAAAGGCAAGCAGCACCACTTCACCGTCCCCGCCCGCATCGTCCTCGACGACCCCGAAGAGTGGTTTGAAAACGGTCAGGCGTTTGACGGCTCGTCCATCGGCGGCTGGAAAGGCATTCAGGCATCCGACATGCAGTTGCGCCCCGACCCCGCGACTGCCTTCATCGACCCCTTCTACGACGACACCACCGTCGTCCTCACCTGTGACGTCATCGACCCCGCCGACGGTCAAGGCTACGACCGCGACCCGCGCTCCATCGCCCGCCGCGCCGAAGCCTACCTCAAATCCTCCGGCATCGGCGACACTGCCTACTTCGGCCCCGAACCCGAATTCTTCGTCTTCGACGGCGTAGAGTTTGAAACCGATATGCACAAAACCCGTTACGAAATCACGTCCGAAAGCGGCGCATGGGCAAGCGGCCTGCACATGGACGGTCAAAATACCGGCCACCGTCCCGCCGTCAAAGGCGGCTACGCCCCCGTCGCCCCGATTGATGCCGGACAAGACCTGCGCTCTGCCATGGTGAACATTTTGGAAGAACTCGGCATCGAAGTCGAAGTCCACCACGCCGAAGTCGGCACCGGCAGCCAAATGGAAATCGGCACTCGCTTCGCCACCCTGGTCAAACGTGCCGACCAAACCCAGGACATGAAATACGTTATCCAAAACGTCGCCCACAACTTCGGCAAAACCGCCACCTTCATGCCCAAACCCATCATGGGCGATAACGGCAGCGGTATGCACGTCCACCAATCCATCTGGAAAGACGGTCAAAACCTGTTCGCAGGCGACGGCTATGCCGGCTTGAGCGACACCGCGCTCTACTACATCGGCGGCATCATCAAACACGCCAAAGCCCTGAACGCGATTACCAATCCGTCCACCAACTCCTACAAACGCCTCGTGCCGCACTTCGAAGCGCCGACCAAACTCGCCTACTCTGCCAAAAACCGTTCCGCGTCCATCCGCATCCCGTCCGTGAACAGCAGCAAGGCACGCCGCATCGAAGCGCGTTTCCCCGACCCGACCGCCAACCCATACTTGGCGTTCGCCGCCCTGCTGATGGCGGGTTTGGACGGCATTCAAAACAAAATCCACCCGGGCGACCCAGCCGATAAAAACCTCTACGACCTGCCGCCGGAAGAAGACGCACTCGTCCCAACCGTCTGCGCCTCTTTGGAAGAAGCCCTCGCCGCCCTCAAAGCCGACCACGAATTCCTGCTGCGCGGCGGCGTGTTCAGCAAAGACTGGATCGACAGCTACATCACCTTCAAAGAAGAAGACGTACGCCGCATCCGCATGGCGCCGCACCCGTTGGAATTTGAAATGTATTACAGCCTGTAA
- the aroE gene encoding shikimate dehydrogenase: MNTVPRYAVFGNPVAHSKSPQIHQQFALQEGVEIEYERICADIGGFAQAVEAFFADGGRGANVTVPFKQEAFALSDEHSERALAAGAVNTLILLENGKIRGDNTDGIGLTDDISKRLGVELSGKTVLLLGAGGAVRGVIPVLKEYRTARIVIANRTHAKAAEMAAHFDIEAIPLDELEGGFDIIINGTSGGLSGQLPAVSPKVFEHCTLAYDMVYGGAAEPFLAFSRQSGAKQTADGLGMLVGQAAASYRLWRGFAPDVLPVVQYMREL; the protein is encoded by the coding sequence ATGAACACTGTTCCCCGTTATGCCGTTTTCGGCAACCCCGTCGCACACAGCAAATCGCCGCAGATTCATCAACAGTTTGCCTTGCAGGAAGGTGTTGAAATCGAATATGAACGCATTTGCGCCGACATCGGCGGTTTCGCGCAGGCGGTTGAAGCGTTTTTTGCCGACGGCGGACGCGGGGCGAATGTTACCGTACCGTTCAAGCAGGAAGCGTTTGCCTTGTCGGACGAACATTCCGAACGCGCTTTGGCGGCGGGTGCGGTCAATACGCTGATTTTGCTGGAAAACGGTAAAATACGCGGCGACAATACCGACGGAATCGGACTGACGGACGATATTTCAAAGAGGCTGGGTGTGGAACTGTCGGGCAAAACCGTCTTACTGCTCGGCGCGGGCGGCGCGGTGCGCGGCGTCATTCCCGTATTGAAAGAATACCGCACCGCGCGCATCGTCATCGCCAACCGAACCCACGCCAAAGCGGCGGAAATGGCGGCGCATTTCGATATTGAAGCCATACCTTTGGATGAACTGGAAGGCGGCTTCGACATCATCATCAACGGCACATCCGGCGGCTTAAGCGGACAGCTTCCCGCCGTATCGCCCAAAGTCTTTGAACATTGCACTTTGGCTTACGATATGGTTTACGGCGGGGCGGCAGAGCCGTTTTTAGCGTTCTCCCGCCAATCAGGCGCAAAACAAACCGCCGACGGATTGGGCATGCTGGTCGGGCAGGCGGCAGCTTCCTATCGGCTTTGGCGCGGCTTCGCGCCCGATGTCCTGCCCGTCGTCCAATATATGAGAGAGTTATAA
- the mtgA gene encoding monofunctional biosynthetic peptidoglycan transglycosylase, translated as MFRIIKWLIALPLGAFIFFNAYVYGNIITYRAVAPNKTAFMAMRMRQFQSEGKDVALDYRWVPYDRISVNLKKALIASEDAKFAEHGGFDWGGIQYAIKRNKQSGEVKAGGSTISQQLAKNLFLNESRSYIRKGEEAAITAMMEAVTDKDRIFELYLNAIEWHYGIFGAEAASQYFYKRPAANLTKQQAAKLAARVPAPLFYADNPKSKRLRNKTNIILRRMGSAELPESDMD; from the coding sequence ATGTTCCGCATCATCAAATGGCTGATTGCCCTGCCTTTGGGCGCATTTATCTTTTTCAACGCTTATGTGTACGGCAACATCATCACTTACCGCGCCGTCGCGCCGAACAAAACCGCCTTCATGGCGATGCGGATGCGGCAGTTTCAAAGCGAAGGCAAAGATGTCGCGCTCGATTACCGCTGGGTGCCTTACGACCGCATTTCGGTCAACCTGAAAAAAGCCCTGATTGCCTCCGAAGATGCCAAATTCGCCGAACACGGCGGCTTCGACTGGGGCGGCATCCAATACGCCATCAAGCGCAACAAACAAAGCGGCGAGGTCAAAGCAGGCGGCTCGACCATCAGCCAACAGCTTGCCAAAAACCTGTTTCTGAACGAAAGCCGCAGCTATATCCGCAAAGGCGAAGAAGCCGCGATTACCGCGATGATGGAAGCCGTTACCGACAAAGACCGCATTTTCGAGCTGTATCTGAACGCCATCGAATGGCACTACGGCATATTCGGCGCAGAAGCCGCGTCCCAGTATTTCTATAAAAGACCCGCCGCCAACCTGACCAAACAGCAGGCCGCCAAACTCGCCGCCCGCGTCCCCGCGCCGCTGTTTTACGCCGACAACCCGAAAAGCAAACGCCTGCGTAACAAAACCAATATCATCCTGCGCCGCATGGGTTCGGCGGAGCTGCCCGAAAGCGATATGGATTGA
- the nadC gene encoding carboxylating nicotinate-nucleotide diphosphorylase produces the protein MSSENNLLPLPDTLLRPMVEQALSEDLGRRGDITSAAVITPDKTAKLFLVSREDGVIAGMDLARLAFQTMDPSVRFQAKIQDGQAVLAGQMLAAVEGNARALLAAERTALNYLTHLSGIATATARAVAEVAEYGIDIVCSRKTIPLLRVLQKYAVRAGGGVNHRMGLDDAVLIKDNHLAYCDSIAQAVRQAKQAVGPLTCVEIEVDTLAQLDEAIAAGAERILLDNMDDETLKEAANRCHTQTAYPHTIYCEASGGIGFNRLKRVAQTGVDGIALGYLTHSSRSLDIGLDFVA, from the coding sequence ATGTCGTCTGAAAATAATCTTCTTCCTCTACCCGATACCCTGTTGCGTCCCATGGTAGAACAAGCCTTGAGTGAAGACTTGGGCAGGCGCGGCGACATTACGTCCGCCGCCGTCATCACACCCGACAAAACCGCCAAACTCTTCCTGGTCAGCCGCGAAGACGGCGTCATTGCCGGCATGGACTTGGCACGCCTTGCCTTTCAGACGATGGATCCGTCCGTCCGTTTCCAAGCCAAAATCCAAGACGGACAAGCCGTCCTTGCAGGTCAGATGCTTGCCGCCGTCGAAGGCAACGCCCGCGCACTACTCGCCGCTGAACGCACTGCACTCAATTACCTCACACACTTGAGCGGCATCGCTACCGCCACCGCTCGCGCAGTAGCCGAAGTCGCCGAATACGGTATAGACATCGTGTGCAGCCGCAAAACCATCCCCCTGCTGCGCGTCCTGCAAAAATACGCCGTCAGGGCGGGCGGCGGCGTGAACCACCGCATGGGCTTGGACGACGCCGTACTCATCAAAGACAACCACCTCGCCTATTGCGACAGCATCGCCCAAGCAGTTCGGCAGGCAAAACAGGCGGTCGGACCGTTGACTTGCGTGGAAATCGAAGTGGACACATTGGCACAACTGGACGAAGCCATCGCGGCGGGCGCGGAACGGATTTTGCTGGACAACATGGACGACGAAACCCTGAAAGAAGCGGCAAACCGCTGCCACACGCAAACCGCCTACCCCCATACCATCTATTGCGAAGCATCGGGCGGCATCGGCTTCAACCGCCTGAAGCGCGTGGCACAAACCGGCGTAGACGGCATCGCCCTCGGCTATCTGACCCACAGCAGTCGCTCGTTGGACATAGGCTTGGATTTCGTGGCGTAA
- a CDS encoding NUDIX hydrolase has translation MDAYPEAEAPPQSIVELVPVLIAVTDGDLRVLTVAQGTLLPNGPLSPLRNSLQAGVKLWVAKQTSQPMGYVEQLYTFVDTHRRNEHGMPVLYVSYLGLVREAADNILHPDAKWQDCYCYFPWEDLRSAGRQHETIVSRLRIWANSADTEEVRQKRLKRIHLCWGVEPENCSEEYVLQRYEMLYESGLIAEATEPQANFDFALTGQPMRHDHRRVLATALSRLRAKIKYRPVIFELMLPEFTLLQLQNSVEAISGRLLHKQNFRRQIQQQNLIEPSDTGVSGSKGRPAQLYRFRDDVLPDQLISDIGLPLGSR, from the coding sequence ATGGACGCCTACCCCGAAGCCGAAGCCCCGCCGCAAAGCATCGTCGAGCTGGTTCCCGTATTGATTGCCGTTACCGACGGCGACCTGCGGGTGTTGACCGTCGCCCAAGGCACGCTCCTGCCCAACGGCCCGCTCTCCCCCCTGCGCAATTCCCTGCAGGCGGGCGTGAAGCTGTGGGTCGCCAAGCAGACTTCGCAGCCTATGGGCTATGTGGAACAGCTTTACACCTTTGTCGATACCCACCGCCGCAACGAACACGGCATGCCCGTCTTGTACGTCAGCTATTTGGGGCTGGTGCGCGAGGCGGCCGACAACATCCTGCATCCCGACGCGAAATGGCAGGACTGCTACTGCTATTTTCCGTGGGAAGATTTACGTAGCGCCGGTAGGCAACATGAGACCATCGTCAGCCGCCTGCGCATTTGGGCAAACTCTGCGGATACGGAGGAAGTACGCCAAAAACGGCTCAAGCGCATTCATTTGTGCTGGGGGGTAGAACCTGAAAACTGCTCGGAAGAATACGTTTTGCAACGCTATGAAATGCTGTATGAAAGCGGTCTGATAGCGGAAGCCACCGAGCCGCAGGCAAACTTTGATTTCGCGCTCACGGGGCAGCCCATGCGCCACGACCATCGCCGCGTACTGGCGACAGCCCTGTCCCGCCTACGCGCCAAAATCAAATACCGCCCCGTGATTTTTGAACTGATGCTGCCCGAATTTACACTGCTGCAACTGCAAAACAGCGTCGAAGCCATCAGCGGCAGATTGCTGCACAAGCAAAACTTCCGCCGCCAGATTCAGCAGCAAAACCTTATCGAGCCGTCGGATACCGGCGTATCAGGCAGTAAAGGCCGTCCTGCGCAGCTTTACCGTTTCCGCGACGATGTCCTGCCCGATCAGCTGATTTCTGATATCGGACTGCCGCTGGGTAGCCGCTAA
- the nadA gene encoding quinolinate synthase NadA: MQTAARRSFDYDMPLIQTPTSACQIRQAWAKVADTPDRETAGRLKDEIKALLKEKNAVLVAHYYVDPLIQDLALETGGCVGDSLEMARFGAEHEAGTLVVAGVRFMGESAKILCPEKTVLMPDLEAECSLDLGCPEEAFSAFCDQHPERTVVVYANTSAAVKARADWVVTSSVALEIVSYLKSRGEKLIWGPDRHLGDYIRRETGADMLLWQGSCIVHNEFKGQELSALKAEHPDAVVLVHPESPQSVIELGDVVGSTSKLLKAAVSRPEKKFIVATDLGILHEMQKQAPDKEFIAAPTAGNGGSCKSCAFCPWMAMNSLGGIKHALTGGRNEILLDRKLGEAAKLPLQRMLDFAAGLKKKDVFNGMGPA; this comes from the coding sequence ATGCAAACCGCCGCCCGCCGCTCGTTCGACTACGATATGCCCCTCATCCAAACGCCGACTTCCGCCTGCCAAATCCGTCAGGCGTGGGCGAAGGTTGCCGACACGCCCGACCGCGAGACGGCAGGTCGTCTGAAAGACGAAATCAAGGCTTTGCTGAAGGAGAAAAACGCGGTCTTGGTGGCGCATTATTACGTCGATCCGCTGATTCAGGATTTGGCTTTGGAAACAGGCGGATGCGTGGGCGATTCGCTGGAAATGGCACGCTTCGGCGCCGAACACGAAGCCGGTACGCTGGTGGTGGCGGGCGTGCGCTTCATGGGCGAGAGCGCGAAAATCCTCTGCCCTGAAAAAACGGTGCTGATGCCTGATTTGGAAGCAGAATGTTCTTTGGATTTGGGTTGCCCGGAAGAGGCGTTTTCGGCGTTTTGCGACCAACACCCCGAACGCACGGTGGTGGTGTACGCCAACACTTCCGCTGCCGTGAAAGCGCGTGCCGACTGGGTGGTCACATCTTCGGTGGCGTTGGAAATCGTGTCGTATTTGAAATCGCGCGGCGAGAAGCTGATTTGGGGGCCCGACCGCCACCTCGGCGACTACATCCGCCGCGAAACGGGCGCGGATATGCTGTTGTGGCAGGGTTCGTGCATCGTCCACAACGAATTTAAAGGGCAGGAGCTGTCGGCGTTGAAGGCGGAACACCCCGACGCAGTGGTGCTGGTTCATCCTGAATCGCCGCAAAGCGTCATCGAACTGGGCGACGTGGTCGGCTCGACCAGCAAACTGCTCAAAGCCGCCGTATCGCGTCCCGAAAAAAAATTCATCGTGGCGACCGATTTGGGCATCCTGCACGAAATGCAAAAGCAGGCGCCCGACAAAGAATTTATCGCCGCGCCGACGGCGGGCAACGGCGGAAGCTGCAAAAGCTGCGCGTTCTGCCCGTGGATGGCGATGAATTCGCTGGGCGGCATCAAACACGCCCTGACAGGCGGGCGCAACGAAATCCTGTTGGACAGAAAGCTGGGCGAAGCCGCCAAACTGCCTTTACAGCGTATGCTCGACTTCGCGGCAGGGCTGAAGAAAAAAGATGTGTTCAACGGCATGGGGCCCGCCTGA